GGGTTTATCATCATCAACCAACAAAATTCTTGACGAAAATATATCTTTATCCATATTACAGCCTTCCTCACAGATCTTTATGAATTCCCCATTGGGGGTTGGGTTCCGGCATCAATCATTTAAACTTGATTTTAATCCGGGTTTATCCCCAATTAAGGGTGATGTTGTAGTATTTTTCTCGAGGTGATGATCAGTGACTAATATCATTGTAGAAACGAAAAATTTGACACGCAAGTATGGAGATTACACATCAGTTGACCAATTGAATATGACGGTAAAAAAAGGTGAGATTTATGGTTTTTTGGGACCCAACGGAGCAGGGAAAACAACGACGATCCGTATGCTTCTCGGGTTAATCAAACCTACATCAGGGTCAATTTATATATTTGGAAAGGAATTATATCAACATCGCATGTCGATTTTGCGCAAAGTAGGTTCATTGGTCGAATATCCTTCTTATTATGGGCATCTGACAGGTTACGAAAACCTCGAAATCATCAGACGAATCATCGGTGAGTCCCCTGCGAGGATCAGAGAAGTGTTAAAAATCGTTCGCCTAGATAAAGTTTCCGATAAATTGACAAGAGAATATTCCTTAGGGATGAAACAACGTCTTGGCATTGCTGCGGCTTTACTTGGACGGCCGGAGTTGTTGATTCTCGATGAACCGACCAATGGATTAGATCCCGCAGGTATTCAGGAAATTCGTGAATTAATCAGGGAATTACCTGCGAAATATGGCATGACCATCATTGTTTCAAGTCATTTGTTAAGTGAGATAGATCAAATCGCAACACAAGTAGGCATTATTTTGAGGGGAAAACTCATATTCCAGGGTTCAATCGGTGCTTTGCGACAAAAAAGCAGGCCCCGTTTAAAGATCGGGGTAGAAAACCCAAAACTGGCTTCTTCATTGTTAAATCAACGGGGACTGAAAACTTATATTGAGAATGATTTTGTCTGGTATGAGGATACAGATCCGGAAGTCTCAGCATATATGAACCACACACTGATAAACGAAGGATTATCGGTTTATCGCTTGGAAGAGGTTGCTGTCTCTCTTGAGGATATATTCCTGGAACTTACCGGAAAGGAAGTAAGCTTATGATGGCAAGCTTGGTTTCTTCAGAGCGAATCAAGTTTCGTCGTACTTCACTCGCTTTGGTCACTCTTCTCATACCCGTTTTGACACTGTTTTACGAGACCATGAATTTCCTTTTTCGATCGGAGACATTATATCGATTTGCTTACGAAAAGAAGGCGAATCTTTGGGTATATTTTATTTTTGACAAACATTTCTTTCTCGGTCTTGCCCTGCCTCTGGGTATCATACTAGCAGCATCAATCATTGCGAATACGGAGCACCAAGCTCATGCCTGGAAGCAAATTTGTGCTTTACCGATTTCCCGAATCCAACTGTATTTTAGCAAATTTCTAATTTTATTGGTGACCTCACTTCTTTCCGCCACTGTTTTAGGGATTGGAATGGCATTATTTGGAGTGATTTTCGGCTTTAATGGGGATATTCCATGGTTCATGATCTTTGGTGACAGTTATTTTCCATATTTCGCTTCCATTCCTATCATGGGAATTCAATTATGGCTGTCGATGGTGATTCATAATCAAGCCTTTTCAATATCCATTGGGACCGTTTCCACTGTGGTTGGTTTGTTTTTGGCTATAGATCCAAAAACGCAATGGTTGCCCTGGGCTTATCCATTGGCTTCGTCCACTATACGACTCAACTACCAAACTCAACGTTTTACAGAGAACCCTGATTTATTTCTTGTGGTTCTGATTGGTGTCATTCTGGGGGCTTTTTTGGTGATGGCTGGAGCATTTCATTTTGCCAAACGTGATGTTCAATAGGGGGGAACAGAGATGTTCTTGAATATATTATCGATTGAATTCATGAAAACCCGTCGATCCAAATTATGGTTCCTTGTTTTTTTTGGCCCCATCGTCGGGGTTACACTGGCTTTGAATAATTTCTTTATCAATTACGACATTTTTATGAGCGATCCTGGAGATAACGGTTGGCTTGAGGCTTGGACTCAGGTGGAAATATTTTATTCACCGTTAATCTTTCCTATATTGGCTGGTGTATTTGCGGCTCTGGTCTGTCGATATGAACATGCAGGTGGAGGATGGAAACAACTTTTATCTTTGGCTGTACCGCGGCACCAAGTTTACTTCGCGAAATTATTATTAATCGCATTCCTTTTGGCCTGTACGCAGCTCTCACTGTTGATATTCTATATTGGTTTGGGTTCGATTGTGGGAGTTCCCAATCAAATCCCCTGGAAGACACTATGGGGATTTTCAATAAAAGGATGGTTGGCAGCATTGCCTTTGGCTTCAATTCAATTAGCCATATCAACTTATTGGAGAGGGTTTGGGATGCCATTGGCAATCAATATTGCACTGTCTTTGCCCTCAATATTGGTGGCAAATACTTCCGCAGGGCAATTTTATCCTTGGGCGCAGCCAATGTTAGCCATGTCACCTGCAGATGAGTCCCCGATTCAATCCATGATGATGTTTTATACACTGATCATTTTGGTTTTCCTACTCGCAAACTTCGTGGGGATCCTGAGTTTTAGAAAACAGGACGTGACTTGATCCGTACGGCTAAAGCACCGAAGACATTCTCGCTACATCCGGCCCGACAACCCACATTCCTCCACCAAGGCTTCGTCCAAGCCTGGAAAGGTTTTGGTTCTTGCTGTCCGTGTCTCGGTTCAGGAACGGATCCCATCGCTTGATGGAGGATATATTTCTTGGCATTGACATCTCTGTCTGCCACATATCCGCATGATCAACGATGGGTGCGTTCTTTTCATGTCTTCTTTACGGTCTGGCCACATTCGGATCATGCCGGTGACGTGTTGTGAGGATTGCCCGTGATCACCTGCTTACCGGCCCGCTCTGCATTGTCATCCGTGAATTGTACGAGCATCCTCCAACCGGCATCGGCAATGCTCCTGGCCGGATCGTGATTCTTCACTTCAACATCCCCTTCTTGTATATACGGAAATCTACCGATATTTTCAGAATGGATCAGATGGTCATTGGAACAATGTCAGACCTGCCCAGAGCGGAATCCCTCCCGCGACTGACACTTGCTTTCATCCACCCCTTCCCGCTCGCTCTTTATAACATAAAACTCTTTGTCAGATCCTCTTTTTGTTAATACTTCTGATGCTTTTGCCAATCCATCAATTTGGTAACAATCCCCCCCAAAACAAAGAGAGTTTCGCCATTTTTCACACTAAGTTGATCGAACGGGGCCGGTGAATCACACGATCATTCTGCTTTTGATTTTTCCTGTAACCTTCTCATCACCGTTTCTTTCTTGGAGCAGATTCGCGGGCGCAAAGTGCCTTCTTTTTTCGCGGGAACATTCCCCTTGTTTTTGTGCTCAAACGTGTTAACATAGTGGGAAATCGCATATTCATCCGATTCTTTTAACGGGAGATGTCGAGAGTGAGGAAACGCGTGCATCCACCTTTTACCCAACTGATCAAACAATTGCCGGCCACTGTGCCGTTCGTTCCGCCCGAAGCGCTGGAGCGGCAAACGGGGCAACCCATTCGGTTGCGCCTCGGTGCCAACGAGAGCGACTTCGGTGTCTCCCCTTTGGCACAGGAAGCGATGCGTCAAGCCCTGGAGGAGGTATCCTGGTACGGGGATTCGGAAAACGATGCGCTTCGCACGGCGTTGGCACACATTCACGGCGTCCGCAAAGAAGAGATCGTGATCGGCTCAGGCATAGACGATCTGCTGGAACTCGCGGTGCGCACCTTTGTCGAGCCGGGTGTTCCGGTCGTCACCTCGTTGGGTTCCTATCCTACTTTTCAATTTCATGTAACCGGATTCGGTGGACAGCTTCATTTTGTACCCTATCGTGATTGGAAAAACGATTTGGATGCTTTGGTGGAGAAAGCCCGCAAAGTGAATGCCCGACTGCTGTACCTGGCCAACCCGGACAATCCGACAGGCACTTGGCATTCAGCCGACGATGTAGCTCGCCTCATCGATGCACTGCCTCCAGGGTGCATGCTGATCTTGGACGAAGCCTATATCGAATTCGCACCGCCTTCCGCTCACCTGCCCATACAGGGTGATCACCCGCAAGTGATCCGGATGCGCACCTTCTCCAAAGCGTACGGCATGGCGGGAGCGCGAATCGGTTA
The Polycladomyces zharkentensis DNA segment above includes these coding regions:
- a CDS encoding ABC transporter ATP-binding protein, which gives rise to MTNIIVETKNLTRKYGDYTSVDQLNMTVKKGEIYGFLGPNGAGKTTTIRMLLGLIKPTSGSIYIFGKELYQHRMSILRKVGSLVEYPSYYGHLTGYENLEIIRRIIGESPARIREVLKIVRLDKVSDKLTREYSLGMKQRLGIAAALLGRPELLILDEPTNGLDPAGIQEIRELIRELPAKYGMTIIVSSHLLSEIDQIATQVGIILRGKLIFQGSIGALRQKSRPRLKIGVENPKLASSLLNQRGLKTYIENDFVWYEDTDPEVSAYMNHTLINEGLSVYRLEEVAVSLEDIFLELTGKEVSL
- a CDS encoding ABC transporter permease, with protein sequence MMASLVSSERIKFRRTSLALVTLLIPVLTLFYETMNFLFRSETLYRFAYEKKANLWVYFIFDKHFFLGLALPLGIILAASIIANTEHQAHAWKQICALPISRIQLYFSKFLILLVTSLLSATVLGIGMALFGVIFGFNGDIPWFMIFGDSYFPYFASIPIMGIQLWLSMVIHNQAFSISIGTVSTVVGLFLAIDPKTQWLPWAYPLASSTIRLNYQTQRFTENPDLFLVVLIGVILGAFLVMAGAFHFAKRDVQ
- a CDS encoding ABC transporter permease translates to MFLNILSIEFMKTRRSKLWFLVFFGPIVGVTLALNNFFINYDIFMSDPGDNGWLEAWTQVEIFYSPLIFPILAGVFAALVCRYEHAGGGWKQLLSLAVPRHQVYFAKLLLIAFLLACTQLSLLIFYIGLGSIVGVPNQIPWKTLWGFSIKGWLAALPLASIQLAISTYWRGFGMPLAINIALSLPSILVANTSAGQFYPWAQPMLAMSPADESPIQSMMMFYTLIILVFLLANFVGILSFRKQDVT
- a CDS encoding aminotransferase class I/II-fold pyridoxal phosphate-dependent enzyme; its protein translation is MRKRVHPPFTQLIKQLPATVPFVPPEALERQTGQPIRLRLGANESDFGVSPLAQEAMRQALEEVSWYGDSENDALRTALAHIHGVRKEEIVIGSGIDDLLELAVRTFVEPGVPVVTSLGSYPTFQFHVTGFGGQLHFVPYRDWKNDLDALVEKARKVNARLLYLANPDNPTGTWHSADDVARLIDALPPGCMLILDEAYIEFAPPSAHLPIQGDHPQVIRMRTFSKAYGMAGARIGYAIACEETISAFDKVRLHFGVNRIAQAGALASLQDPDFVRDVVKEVNTGKKEYEAMADELGWRAIPSATNFVAIDVDDAERARRIVDDLLKMGVFIRTPGVAPLNRLIRITVGKEEHRKQLSEALKIVADQVR